ATGAAGAAACTGTTGAGTAaacaggcaattttccgagtagattaatccacaaaataataaccagcatggcattgactagactaatgacatattgaccttgagctaacctagcacatactacgcatatagtggatacatctatgcaaacaagtagtactgctagaataaatacgaacaagaggataaacgattcataccctccaatcggccagttggccgtagcagcagcagcggcggcggcggcagtatcctctgccgtcttcttctcggcttcctcgcggagacgatcagcttcgcttggtgaagacatggcgatgacgagggcgacgcggacgtagacgaagcagacggacggaggcgagcagtcgcgtgatcgctccccaaaaacctaatcgcccctctccccgtacaggaaccggagaggcgaggtttcggaggcctgctctcccgtcgaccgtgtacgcggtaaacgggacggagtcgccggcggcagcagcagtcaaggaacgaaggcgtgaggcagatgtgatctgattttcGCGACGGTTAGGGTAGGCGATCgtgtgcttataaaggcggctgggtggagagacgtgggccaagcccacgtccgagtcggtaacagccacgatccgagtacatattctccgttcctgaccggcaaaaataagcgcgtaggtatgagctcggctcggctcattcccgcgtcgtggcgaggcgggcggcggaggaggagtgcgcgagggcaccctctcttctcactctccaatagcatgtggaagagagacccttataaaggggtccaaactctcctccactagcggggtgggactaaactcccaccaccttgacatgccaccacctacatgggcccttgtagattttctgaaattctctaatgggcctaaggcccacctccaaatttcaacagaaACATCCAAGGCCGATGACAGCGGGGACGATGAGGAGGAGAAACAGGCGGCGTTGCGGGGCGGCGATTGGACCGAGAATCGGAAATTCTTCACTTTCTTTGCAAGAGAAACATGTTTTTTTCCGAAAGTACCTTTCTGatcccgagctcatttgagctcgggtgaacataaaaatcaaaacaaattcgaaaaatgttcgaAAAATTCTGAATGTTTTTTGAGACCAACTTTGACAAAAGCTCTAAGTGCATGAAATTTTTTGGCATGAACTAACATTTATACAAGGCgtggaaaaataaacaaaatagacACTCTGAAAATGCGCATTTTCAGAGCATCCATTTTGTTTATTTTGCCACGCCTTGTAGAAATGTTCGTTCATGTCAAATTTTTGCATGCACTTAGAACTTTTGTCAAAGTTGGTCtcaaaaaaatttcagaattttttaaacaatttttgaatttttttcgattttactgtttatccgagctcaaatgagctcgggagcagaTACTCCACGTACGTCCGTTTTTTTCTTCTTATTACCTAATATATACATGTATGTATGAGCCAACGTTGTTGTCCTTTCAAAATTAAACAAATTTAGTTCAAACCGCATATGTACTGTCCAGAGATAGAGACAGGTGGTTAGGCCATGAAAAGAAAACAGATATGAAAATTCATAATGGCCCCAGACTTCTCTTTTTTTAACCTAAATTGGAGGACAATGGAGAATTTTAAACTTTATCTGGGtcaaaatatgatattattttttaAGAGGTCGAGAGTGAACGATATTGTAATAAAGTCACAACCAGTGCGTCACTCCGATCCTCAATATTTTACTTTTGTGGCTTTTAGCACTTTGTAAAATCCAATTCTGCGTGGACAAGGGGGCACAATCTAATGGCCTTTGGTGCGTGTCGCTGCGTCTAGGAGCATTCACATCTCAATGTGCTAAACTATGGATGAAGCGATGCAAAAATGTTGGCGGCAAATGCTACTGAGTTGTGATGGTGACAAAAACTAGCGGTGATAAACTTAGAGCGAAAGTAAAGCTTAGAGTATTTTATAACCCGTATGGTCGGAAATGACGGTAAACAAACATCCCGCAGAGGAAGTGGGCACATTGGTTTGCCCTCTTCTCCTATTATGTTACCTCTATTTCATCTTTGGAAAGACATTGCAGTTGATACATAAGACATTGTTACTTATCTTATCTAAAAATAAAATTATACGTGTAAGGATTAAGTGGGAATAGTAAGACATAAGGTTCTTCCTCTTTCACATAACCCATGCGCCTTTCGGCTTCGACTTTGGATAGACTCTCTCACCTTTAGCTTTTGAATAGTGATGCAAATGCTCGTAGTTGCTTGTGGCGTACCACGGTCTTCCTTATTTAGGTATTATACTTCCTTTTTCGGTCATCATTTAGGCATCCATTTCTATTGTTTGTCACCCATCGAGGAGACGGGTACCCAAGAAACACTCAATGATTTTTTTTGTGCGCCACTCTAAGGTTGTACGTCCGAAAAGCGAAGCCTCCATGAACATTTCATAGGTGGTACAGGAGTACATGTTTTTTTTACTTTGTACATGTATGAATGGTCCCAAATTTCTCTTGTGGTCTTTTTACCTGGACTAGAGGTCGATGTGAGTTTTAAACCTTAGGGTGAACAGATGATAATATTTTTAAGGATGTTGAGAGTGACTGGCACCTTGAACTTGTAAAACGATGGATTACTAGTTGAATTATTTTACTTTCTTGGATTTTTTTCTCTTAAGAAAATGAACTTGGTTATGTGTGGACAAAGTAGTAGCGTTTATAAACTTGGTATGTGTTGTCAAATCTAGTATCATTTGTATCTCGGTGGTAAACAAAGGATGAAGCAATAAGAAAAAGGTGGCGACGGTACTACAAGATATAGTGCGAGAAAGCAATGGCGAAAATCTTGGACCCAAAGTAGAGCATCTATAACCTGTATAGTCGTAAACAAGGAGGTGAACCCTATGGAAAGTAGAAGTGGGCACATCAATTTGTTCTCTTCCTTATGACTCTTCTGTTACTGTTATTCCATCTTCGTAAGCACATAAAGTTAACATTTCAGACATTGTTAGGTAATTGATCTGATAATAAATAATATGTATTGACCAAGAAATTTTTGGTTCGTTTCTGGGTGAACCCTCTCACATTTAGCTTCCGCTTAAAAGAGTTGTAGCTATGTTATGGGATATAAGTCTTCTGGCAAAAACTTAGCACCAGTAGTAGACCTAGCATATGTAACCCATATTAAAAACTGGTGGTCAACGTGAGCTGAGCGTAGCCTAAATGGTTAGGTTTCTTGTGATGAAACCAGCCCACGGGGTTCAAATTCAAATCCTAGACTTGGCACTGGTGCTCACATTTTCTTGGATATATTTCAGGCTTTTTTGTGATGTTCATTTTATGGGAGGAGACGTTTCCGCCAACTACGAAGGCACCTGTGGTGACTTCGTTAATCTCAAGATGTTTTATCGGTTCAATACTTTAGAGTTGCTCACAAAGATAATATGTGGGTATTTGTGTTTGTACTGTATGGTGGTAAACCTCTGAAAAAGAGGTGACCACACCACTTTGGTCTCTTCCATATGAATCTTTTTTTTCACTTCTATTCCATTCATGGAAGCACATGGAAGTTGAGACGTAAGACACTGTTAGGTAACTTATCTAAAAATAATGCGTAGAAGTTAAGATGAAGCAAGAATTGTAACATATAAGCTTCTGTCCTCTTTCATATACCCCAAGGGCCGATCTCGACTTCAGTTTCGGACAGACCATCACACATTTAGCTTCTGCTTAACACCTAGCGATACGGATGTTCTTATCGCATATACATACTAGTAGACGGCTTCTCGAGGACGGGAAAtcatttattttttgtttcttctATATGAATGCTTGCGGCATACCGTCCTCTTCCTTAGTTATTCATATACTTCCCTTTCTGTTTATCATTTAGGCATCTCTTTCGATCGTTCGTCACCGGTCATGGGAGACAGATACCAAAGCAACGTTCAATAATTTTTGCGTGCGCCGCGCTCTGGTTGCAAGATCAGAAAGAAAAACCTCCATGATCACTTCACACGTGGCGCAAGAGTCACATgtttttttcttcttattattgctGACTACGTAGATGCACGAGCAAGTGTTTCTGCTCGTTCAAAAATAACAAATTCAGTTCGAACCGCATGACCGTATCTGCACTGCTCCACGAGGGAGACCGATTGTTAGGCCATGAAAAGAAACCAtatagaaatgaaaaaaaaaatcataatgAAGCTAATAATTAATGAATGGACGTAGGGTCACAGAGAGACCGATCTTAGTCACGGTGACTTGGATCCGACACGGCCGGCATCACCTCACCCGTCCCGTTCCTAATGCTGGATGAGAATGGCCTCACTGTGTTCATGTCGATGTGAATTTTTTTTTGGTTcagaatgaaaaagaaaaagtatATATAGTAATAATAACACGAAGAAACATCCAAGGCCGATGACGAGAAACGGCCGGCGTTGCGGGGCGGGACGGCGGCGATTGGACCGAGAAGCGGAAATTCTTCACTTTCTTCAGAACCTAACAAATTTGGTGACCTCCGGACGGTTTTTAACTCGAAACTTTCTAAGGGCGAAGAAAAAGCCATAAACTACTGAGGGAAAGGAACTGCATGAATGGTGCCGGATTTCATGGCAGGTAGCCCTCGCCATCGGTGGCGACTGGCACAAAGCAGTGGCTGCCAATGGCAAACCATGTGACAGGTCCGGCGGATCACCATCCGGTCTACATGTCACACATACTCTGCACCTGATTTTCTGAACATGATGCACCACCGTCACGCAAACCATGTGCTAATCTCTGAAGATGATAGGCATCAGGCAGGCAGGGGTGCATGGTGTTGGCCTTGACAAGGCATATGAGAtgtcagaagatgagatggaccTCACCTCACCTCACCTCCTCTTCTCTGCTTCCGTCGATTCTTCGTCGTCGACAGGCGAATCGGACGTCCGATTCGAGACCGAAAGCAGCCCTACAGTTGCTGCCCGTCACATGAAGATGATCTGCCTCCAATTCTGCTCCCCACCCACATATGCACCATGTCGCCGGAGAAAAGTTAAGTTGGGCAGGAAGGAGATGTGTTCTGATGATGAAATGGAATGGAAAGTGTTCACGGTGCAGAAAGAACAGAATTTCTCTGCCTCCAGCCAACAGCACAATCTACAGGCTACAGCTACAGGGGAACAGCAGAATGAGACCGGCACCAGCAACTCTTTTTCCTTTTCCTCCGGCGAGAATTCACCACCAGAAATGAACCTTTGCTGGGTTATTTGCGGCGGAGATTTGATCATCATGTCTGGTAACAAGGATCGGTCGCGAAGATCGACCGTCCGATCAAAACGTCGATTGTAGCCTCCCCCCTATCCATGTGCTGCTACCACCAAGAAATTCTCCCAGTTGCACCAAGGGGTCTCTTTCTGATGTGAGCATCTGGGTCTGGGTCTTATCTGGGCAAAAGAATGGCCGGCAGGGATGTACCACCCAGCATCAGATATTCAGATCATTCTCCGATAAGGCACATCCTCCGATTGGTTGGCAGAAATCCACTGGCTCAGGTCACATCTTGCCTGAATCTGAATTGACAATTCCCTGGCTCCCTGCACACAACCCTTTCCACATGAAAAATGACAGGTTTTCAGTAGTTCTTGAGAAAAAAGACGGAAAGTTTTAAGTTGTGCACAAACTAGATTAGTAGCGTGCACAAGATGGAAgagctgaaactggaccaaaatcACAAGCAACCTACTGATTCACAATCTTGCAGCTCAGACCAGGGTAATACACAAACAAAAGACTGTTTAATCAGAAATCTACAGGACCAAAAAAGTTACACGCTGCAGCGCAAACCGTGCACCGGTTACGAACTTCATATCTCTATGAACAGCTAGCCATACTTACAGTCACAGGCAGGAGGGTGGTGGCATCCATTTCAGCAGGTCTTTATGATCTCTGGTTTCCAGCCCCGCCACACGATCTGGCGGCACCCGAACTTGAACTCCTGGAGCCTCCTCTTCAATGACCCTTTCTTGGTCCGCTTCGCGCCCGGCCCGGAGACCGAGCCGTGGTAGTGCAGGGGAGGCTCCGGCGGGCCGATCTCGACGCTGTCGACGATCTTCTGCACCATCTCATACACCTCGCTCATCTTTGGGCGCGACTTGGGCATCCGGAGGAGGCAGCGGTTCGCCACACCGGCCAACTTTGTCATGGACTTGAGGTTGTAGTGGCCCTCGAGCCGCGGGTCGACGATGATGGGGAACCGTTTGACATCGGAGATGTACGGTTTCACCCAGTCCAGGAGCTTCTGCTCGCTCTTTGGGCGGTTCCTGTCAATGGGACGCCGGCCGGTGATGAGCTCGTAGAGGAGCACACCATAGCCCCATATGTCGCTTTTTGCAGTCAGGCGTCCGGTTTGCATGTACTCCGGCGCGGCGTATCCTAGAGTTCCAACAACCTGTGGAACCATAAGTACTTAACATGTTAGTTTAGTTGAACAGATTACAGATGCATCAAGTTCAAAGTTGTATTAGAAACTGAACAAAATCTTCTTTAAAAAGGAACTAAAAAAATGGCAAGAGGAGAATGAAATTCATAAAATTATTACATGGAGAATCTCATACGATTTCtaaagcaagcactttaggggggCACCAGGTAGCAGTGCATATGTAGCTATTGCTAGGCCTCACATAGTGGGATCCATGTGTCATAAAAAGAAACAATATGGTTTTCTTTTGTGCAAAATCTATTCTTAATGAAACCAGGGTATAACTAAACCAATGTCTCCTAACAAAATAATAGTTTAGTTGACATGTCAACATATGTGCAACAAGTTCTTTGCAAAAAACTCTGGCGCAGCAAAGCGTGTAAAATCACCCTAGTTGTTATGGTAGTTAGGAACTTAGGATGAATACTTTAAAACCGAATTCTTGTTACTTGTATGTGCAGTTGGCTTTATCTGAAGAAGAGAAATGTGATTTCTTTAATAGACGTCATTTTGGCTAGTGCTGCATTCTGAAGCTGCCACAGGAAACGTATATAGTTCCGATTAACGCTTCAGGCTGAAGTACTCGCTCCTTTCTAGGACTTCAGTTGTAATTCTCGAAAAAATAAGAACATGATTGTTGAGCACTTCAGAAACTAAAACATATGCATTTAAACATCAATAGCCATGTACTGAAACAACTATACCATTTGAGGTGGAGCAACTGGGTATCCATTTCCAACGTCATTGCTATAAAAAAAGGAACCATGTTCTAGGAAAAGTTATCGGAACTAAACAAAGTGGCAAAGAAGAGAACAAACTTCATAAAACTAGTGCATGGAGAATCTTCTACAActttcatgtgtgtgtgtgtgggggggggggggggggggtgttaaagcaagcactttaggggagCTCTAGGTGGCAGTGCACAGGTAGAGGTACAGCTTAGCCTCACACAGTTGGACCCATCTGTCATAAAAAGAAATGACATGGTTGTCTTTTGTGCAAAATACCATTTTTTATTGAAACCAGGGTCTGTACTCTATGCCCAAATTAATATCTTCCTAACAGAATAATAGTTCAATTAAGACATGGTaatatatcccatggtgtatgctctttgcggatgatgtggtgctagtcgatgatagccgaacgggggttaatagaaagttagagttatggaggcggactctagaatctaaaggttttaggcttagtagaactaaaactgaatacatgaggtgcagttttagtgctactaggcacgaggatggagaggttagccttggtgggcaggtggtaccggagagagacacgtttcgatatttggggtccatgttgcagaaggatggcgatatcgatgaagacgtgggccaccgaatcgaGGCTGGGTGgacgaagtggcgccaagcttctggcgtactctgtgacaagagagtgccacaaaagctaaagggcaggttttataggacagctatccgacctgcgatgttgtatggcgcggagtgttggccatatccaacagttaggtgtagcagagatgcgcatgttgagatggatatgtggccacacaaggaaggatcgggtacggaatgacgatatacgagagagacttggggtagcaccgattgaagagaagttggtccagcatcgtctcagatggtttggacatattcaacggaggccaccggaagcgccggtgcatagcggacggataaagcgtgctgagaatgttaagaggggtcgtggtaggccaaacttgacatgggaggagtccgttaagagagacctgaaggtttggaatatcgacaaagacttagccatggacaggggtgcgtggaagttagctatccacgttccagagccatgacttggcttcgagatcttatgggtttcaactctagcctaccccaacttgtttgggactgaaaggcttggttgttgttgttgtttgtaagaCATGGTAATATATGTCCAGCAGATTCTTTGTCAAATTGTCCAGCTTAGGCAAGCGCACAAAATCACCACTCTTGTTACTTGTAGATATGGCTTTCTatgaaaaaaaaaagaggtgcaTTCTGAAGCTGCTATGGCTGTAGCTGTCATTGATGCTTATTCAAGCTCAAGTATTCACTCCTTTGTAATTCTTGAAAATTTAAGAATTTGATTGTGGAGCACTTCAGAAACTAAAGCGTACACATTTAAGCATCAATAGCATACACCGACACAATTATACCATTTGAGGTGGAGCAACTGGGTATCCATTTTCCAATTCCAACTTCATTGCTATCAAAAGGGAACCGTGTTATAGAAAAAAACCGTCTTGGCACCATGAGTATCCACATCTTTAGAACATCGTAAATTTTGCAAGACTAGTAATTTTAAAGAATATGGAACAGAATGCTGTCAGAGCACATTAATGTAAAATAATTCTAGGTCCATAGATGTGCGTACCGCTGTGGAGACATGGGATAGCCCTTCCTGTGGTCCATGCCTAGCCAATCCGAAGTCCGATAATTTTGCATTCCAGTTCTCATCTAATAGAATGTTAGATGTTTTCAAGTCCCGGAAAATAACCTGCAAGCATATTGAAATAGCTAAATAGACTGCAACTTGCATCTGTTACTATTTTACTGAATGTAGTTAAGCAGTGATGCTAATAGCACACAAATGTTTCACATTCATTAAGTTTTAGTACTGATCAGCAGAAAGCAAATGAACTACCTGAAAGTCCATCTCTTCGTGCAGATACTTGAGCCCGCGGGCAGCATCGAGAGCCACTTTCAATCTCATTGGCCATGACAGAGTTGAAGTTGACCTACTTGCCAAGTGGTCATCCACGCTTCCGTTGGGCATGTATTCGTATACCAGAAGCCGCTGCATCCCTCGCTCATCGTCGTCCGCACAGTAACCTATTAGTTTGACAAGGTTTGGGTGCTCAACAATCCCAAGCACGTTCATTTCTGTTAACCATTCCTTCTGCCCCTGAAGAAAGATGAATAATATATTAGGAACCCCAAACTAGTGGCTGAAGCTAGATTTCAGTGCAAGTGCCTTAGGAGGGACTCATCTGGCAAGTGGAACTGAAATGCTGGAATAATATGCTCGGTGGTTTGATCGAGTACTGGTATGCTTTGTTTACAACTTCAGTtagctgttgttgttcttatatGCCGGCACTAGTTGACTCACTACACCCTAGGCTAAACTAGAACAACATGCAAGTATGATAATACATGGAATGTGAATGCAAGGAATTTAACAAGTATAAACTACACCGCATTTCCCGAAGCAATCAGGATCTACTGAATGGTTTGTTCCCTTAAGAAATAAGTAAGTAGTTCAGGATTCCTGGATAAGTTTGAAGATGCCGAGTTTGAAAGATGCAGAACCAAGTCCAAATCACATTTGTTGTTCTGAATGAGGTATAAATCCTCTTTTGTATTGCACAAAAGTGGATTCACTCTCACtgtaagatatatatatatacagtgTGCGTATGCTACATATGACTGTCAAGCAGTACAGTACATGACAGTGAAGAGAGAACTTGCCTGAACCCCCTTGCGATTGAGCTGCTTGACGGCGATCTCGACGCGCTGGGCGGGGTCGTCGGAGCCCTTGATGACCCCTCTGTAGACGCAGCCGAAGCCGCCCTCGCCGACCATGAGGGAGCGGCTGAAGTTGCGGGTGGCGGCCTTGAGCTCGGAGAATGAGAAGACCCGGAGGTTGGCGGGGCGGTCGGTGAAGCTGGGGTACTGCGTCCGGCGTATGGACTCGGCGCTCATGTCGGAGACGTTGATGGAGTTGAGGTCGGAGCCGGAGCGCGGGTTGTCGCGCTCCGTGGAGGTGGTGGTGCTGAAGGAGCGCACGGAGGCCGACATGGCGGCGGTGCTGGGCCCCGTGCGCTGGTCGTCGTCGTCCCCCTCCTTGGCGTCCCCGTGCAGGAACGGCAGGCACCTCATCGCCCCCTCTGCAATGGAGTGCGGCGGGGATTCAGTCAGTTAGTTGGTAAGGGGAAACATTTAGGAATTAGGAGCGAGTGAACCCTTGATCTGTGCTTCGTtgaagcatcatcatcatcatcatcacaaaaTTAAAATCTAAAGACTGTACCGAGTGAAAATTCGGGTTTGGGAAGCAGAGTTGTGTCGTCAGGCAAGAAGGGATGCAGAATTCTGAACTGAAACTGCTGGTTTTTCTTCAGGCAGAATCTCGTCACGCCATCTTGCTACTAGAAGCCCAAACCTTGATTTCACACCGAATTAAACTGTACAAACACTAGGCATGGTGATCCAATCCAACTAGTAATCAAACCTCTGCTAGTTAATCCGAAGCGCGGACGAGGGAAGGTGGGAAGGCGAGACCGCGATTAAGCCGAACCGCGTCGAATCTCAGGCCATGGAAGGATGACAGAGCACAGGGGAGCAGAGGCGAGGGCAGAGAGTAGAGAGGATGAGTTGCGGCGACGAACCTCGGGTGCGGCGCGGCGCGGTTGGTCGACAAAGCCGGCGGccggcgacgaggggagggaGGCCCCGGCAGCAGGAGCAGGAGCGGCAGCACGAGTCCTCGGGGCCGTGGGTCCGATCCGGGCAGGAAGGAGAGGAAGGGAAGCGAGGGGGAAAGGGGGGGAGAGGATGGCGATGAGAGGCGCACGCGCGCGCGTTCGCGGTGCCCGCAAAGGCGGGAGGTGGGGAGGAGACGGTGGAGTGGACTGACGGCGGAGGGAAAGGGAAGGGAGCAGCCCGGTCAAAGAAAGCAGGGCTGGTGTGTGCCGCCTCTCGCTCTCACCACCT
This genomic stretch from Hordeum vulgare subsp. vulgare chromosome 6H, MorexV3_pseudomolecules_assembly, whole genome shotgun sequence harbors:
- the LOC123403438 gene encoding serine/threonine-protein kinase PCRK1-like, which codes for MRCLPFLHGDAKEGDDDDQRTGPSTAAMSASVRSFSTTTSTERDNPRSGSDLNSINVSDMSAESIRRTQYPSFTDRPANLRVFSFSELKAATRNFSRSLMVGEGGFGCVYRGVIKGSDDPAQRVEIAVKQLNRKGVQGQKEWLTEMNVLGIVEHPNLVKLIGYCADDDERGMQRLLVYEYMPNGSVDDHLASRSTSTLSWPMRLKVALDAARGLKYLHEEMDFQVIFRDLKTSNILLDENWNAKLSDFGLARHGPQEGLSHVSTAVVGTLGYAAPEYMQTGRLTAKSDIWGYGVLLYELITGRRPIDRNRPKSEQKLLDWVKPYISDVKRFPIIVDPRLEGHYNLKSMTKLAGVANRCLLRMPKSRPKMSEVYEMVQKIVDSVEIGPPEPPLHYHGSVSGPGAKRTKKGSLKRRLQEFKFGCRQIVWRGWKPEIIKTC